Within the Polaribacter pectinis genome, the region CTCAATTTTATCATAACCTAACCTATCTATCATTCTAGTAGATGCCTGGTTATTAGATTTACTAATCATTAAGCGTAAATCTTTTTTTATTTCATCATTATATTCCATTTCACCTTTCTCTATGGCATCCATTGCCGATAAAAGGATGGCTATTTTTGGCAAACTTGCAGCGTACATCATAAAATTATCATTCATACCTGCATATCTATAATTTGTACTGTCGCTTAAATCTACAATACCAATAGACATTTGTTTACCTGCAATTAATCGTTTCCACTTTTTATTAGAATTTATTTCTTTTGTTAAAATTGCTTTTAATTTTTGGTTTTCAATAACTTCAATTGGGTCTATATCATCTACATGACTTATAGGCAATGTTTCTTGCCCATAAATAAAAGATGAAAAGATCAATACTATTATTAATAAATGTTTTTTTATCATATCTAAATACATATTATAATTTATCATTTGTGTTATATTTAATATACAAAATATATGCCATATAACAAATAATAGATGTTAATATTATCCAAAACTACAGTTAATTAAACACCTTTTTTGGAGTTGTTGGATTAAAGCCAAAATCTGCATCAGGCAAGTCAATTCCTAATTGATAAATAAGATAACCAATACTTGCATAATGATGAATTGTATGACTTTGCGTTTGCATTAGTACAGCAGAAAGGGTATAATTAGCAGTTACTTTTCCAGAACCTAAATCGTCGGAAACTTTAATTATTTTATTAAAATCTTCTTCTTTAAGAGCTTTTAGTTTAAGAATAATTGAATTAAAATATTCAATTCCCACTACTGTTTTTATTTCAGCCAGCTCATTTCTTTCTCTTACAGAAAAATCTATAACATTATTTTCTAATTCTTTAAAAATACAAGAAAACACATCTAAAATATGACGAATATGACAACCTATACTTGAATGATATGGAGCTACAGATGTATTTGCGTATTCTTCATTGCTTATATTTTCTAATAATTTTTTTCCTCTTAATAAATTTTCTTCAATTGCTTTTATCATAAATACTTTTATCAGTCTAATTCGTCGTAAAATTTTTGCTGAATTTACGAGTTCTTTCTCTTTTTTAAAATAAATATTTAAACTTTAACAATTAACTCAAAATCAACCCCTTAAATAATAAATATTTAATAAAAACAAAGTTTCATTAGTTATTAAATATCTTTTTGGCACGTTCTTTGAAAATATCATTATCAAATACGGAAGCCGAAAAGTATTTAGAGTAGGCAAAACCCTTAAAACCATATATTATGAAAAAAGGTGTACTTATATTATTAGGAATGTTCATGATGGTTTCTACTGTTGAAGCCAAAAATGGCAATGAATTACCAAACAGATTCTGGGTTGACTACTCATACAACAATGCTGTAAACTTTGTAGAAAGAGGTGTAGAGTTTTACATTTTTACCAATGGTGAATTTGATTTTAACACACATTATAATGATACTTATTATGATTATAATGGAAGAAGAACAAGAAACTCTGGTATTAGAATAAACAGAGATTATAGAGGAAGAATAACTAGTATAGGATCTGTATTTATCAATTATGATTATAGAGGAAATGTAAGTAGAATTGGTAACGTCTTTATGAGATATTACAGAGGAAGACTTACCAAAGTGGGTAACTTACAAGTACGTTATGATAGAGGAGGATATCCTAATTTCTACGGGGAAGTAAGAGATAATTTTTATTATGATAACGGAATTAGAATAAATTTAAGTATTGGAGATGTTTGCGATTATAATGATGCATATTTTTCTCACAGAGATTTTAGTAGAAATTATTCTAAAATTAGAGAAGACAATAACTACTATTATTACAAAGCAAAAACAAATGCTAAAATTGGTAAAAGAAGTAAAATTCTAAAAAGAAGGAAGCCTAAAGCAACTCCTATTAAAAGAAATTCTTCTACAATTAATAGAGGAGTTAGTACAAGTAGAAATAATTCTTACAGAAAATCTACAAACGTAGATACTAAAAGAAAAGTTACTACAAGTACAAGAAATAATAGTTCTACAAGAAAACCTATGTCTTCTGATTCTAAAAGAAAAGTAACTTCAGATAAAAGAAGTAGTAATAATTTATCTTACAGAAAAACAGATAAGAATAAAATAACAGTTCCAAAAGTTGAAAAGCAAAAGGAAAATGTAGTTAGAAATAGTAGAAGAAATTAAAAAAACAGGTGTTTATACGTGATTCACATTCAAAGTAGTATCATACATTTGTAGTATCAATTTTTTAATTGAAATCACTTAACTACAAATTAGTTGTGATAGAAAAAGTAGAAGTTAAAAGCCTCATTTCTTGTTAGAAATGAGGCTTTTTATTTACATTAAATAGTAATAAACTTTATCTAATCAACTTCTTATACTTAATACGTTTTGGCATTAAATCTCCACCTAAACGTTTCTTCTTATTCTCTTCATAATCAGAGAATGAACCTTCAAAGAAATAAACTTCACTATTTCCTTCAAACGCTAAAATATGTGTACAAACTCTATCTAAAAACCATCTATCGTGACTAATAACCACTGCACAACCAGCAAAGTTTTCTAAACCTTCTTCTAATGCTCTTAAAGTATTTACATCTAAATCATTTGTTGGCTCATCTAAAAGTAAAACGTTCCCTTCTTCTTTTAAGGTCATTGCTAAATGCAAACGGTTTCTTTCTCCTCCAGATAATGTAGAAACTTTTTTATTTTGCTCACTTCCAGAGAAATTAAAACGACTTAAATAAGCACGAGAATTAACTTGCTTTCCTCCCATCATTACTAAATCTTGTCCATCAGAAAAATTCTCCCAAATTGTTTTATCAGGGTTTATATCTGAATGGTCTTGATCTACATAAGCAATCTTTGTAGTTTCACCTACTTTAAATTCACCAGCATCAGGAGTTTCTTCTCCCATAATCATTCTAAAAATAGTTGTTTTACCAGCACCATTTGGTCCAATAATTCCAACAATTCCTGCTTGAGGCAAATTAAATTCTAAATTTTCATATAATAATTTATCTCCATATGCTTTAGAAACTCCTGCAGCTTCTATTACATTTGTTCCTAAACGTGGTCCATTAGGAATATAAATTTCTAATTTTTCATCAACTTGTTTTTGGTCTTGACTCATTAACTTGTCGTAATTCTTCAAACGTGCTTTCTGCTTTGTTTGACGACCTTTTGCTCCTTGACGAACCCAATCTAACTCTCGTTCTAAAGTTTTCTGACGTTTTGAAGCAGTTTTGCTTTCTTGCGCCATTCTTTGAGATTTTTGGTCTAACCAAGAAGAGTAATTACCTTTCCAAGGAATTCCTTCACCTCTATCTAATTCTAAAATCCAACCTGCAACATTATCCAAGAAATATCTATCATGTGTTACTGCAATTACAGTTCCTTTATATTGTGCTAAATGGTGCTCTAACCAATGTACAGATTCTGCATCTAAGTGGTTCGTTGGCTCATCTAGTAATAAAATTTCTGGTTCTTGTAATAATAATCTACAAAGTGCAACACGTCTTTTTTCTCCACCAGATAAAACTCCGATTTTTTTATCAGAATCTGGAGTTCTTAAAGCATCCATTGCAATTTCTAACTTGGTATCTAATTCCCACGCATTTGCAGCATCAATTTTATCTTGAAGCTCTGCTTGTTGCGCCATTAGTTTTTCCATCTTATCAGCATCAGAATATACTTCCTCTAAACCAAACATGTCGTTTATTTTGTTGTATTCATCTAAAATAGCAACAGTTTCTGCAACACCTTCTTTAACAATTTCTAAAACTGTTTTTTCTGGATCTAGTTGTGGCTCTTGTTCTAAATAACCTACTTTATAACCAGGAGAAAAAGTTACATCTCCTTGAAAATTCTTTTCTACACCAGCAATAATTTTTAATAAAGTTGATTTTCCTGAACCATTTAAACCAAGAATACCAATTTTTGCTCCATAGAAAAAACTTAAATAAATGTCTTTTAAAACTTGTTTTCCAGTAGATTGATAAGTTTTAGACAACTTATTCATCGAAAAGATCACTTTCTTATCGTCACTCATATTTTATATTTTTAATTTTTATTGAAAATTGCTACTAAAAACGTAGACTTAATTATTTTAAACTCTTCCTTTTAAAGCATTAAAAACCCAAGCAATTGCAAAGAAACCTGCTCCAACTGATGCAAATCCCCATCCAGCAACATCATCATACCTAAATGCCCCTAATGCTATTAGGCCTAATCCTACCAATATCATTATAAAAGTTGCCCAGCCTAAAACTGTATTTTTATTCATTCCCATAATTCTTCTCTGTTAGTTCGTTAGTTAGTTAATCGACAAATATCGCTAAATTATTTTGGAAGTTCAACTGGAAAAATGGTAAAAATGCTTATCTCAAAAAAATAGATTATTAAATAACCATTTATGAGAACAACAATTTTATTAATTGATTTTAATGTGAAGTGCTTATAGCTAATTAGTAACGACCTCTACCTCCTCTGCTTCGATTTCTATTTCCCATCGAACTTTGGTTTTGGTTATTATTACTTTTTGGTGGTTTAGGTAGTAACTCTTGTTTCTTTTTCTTTTGATACTTTAACCATTTCTTATATTGCTTTTTAGATAAAACATCTTTTAAAGACTTATTTAATTTGTCTTCATTTTTTTTAACCGAGTCTCTAATTGGTATAATTGTTTCCTCTATTTGCTTTCTAAGCTTCATTGCTAAATCTCTATCTGAACTAGCTTGTTCTCCTAAAGTATTAACAACCATTTCTAGGTCTTGAAGTTTTTGAAAATTTAAAAAAGAAACATCCTTAATTTTATTGTTATAAACTCTTAAAGACTTTTTAGTTAAGTTTCCTATTTCGTCTTTCTTAACTTTTATTTTATCAATAACTTCGTTTGAATCATAATAAAAAATATTAGCTGCGTTTTTAGCAATATATTTAGGCATTTTAGGTGCTTCTTGTGAAAAAGCAACAAAATTTATTAAAAATACCAGTATAATTATTAATGATTTTTTCATCTCAATATTTATTTAAGTGACAAAAGTAAGAAAACACTATAACTTTGCAGCTAATCTTGCTCCCTGATTTATTGCTCTCTTTGCATCTAGTTCACTTGCAAAATCCGCGCCACCAATTACGTGTACATTTTTTCCTGCATCTAATAAAGGTTGATACAATTCTTTAAACGGAGTTTGCCCTGCACAAATAACCACATTATCTACTTTTAAAACTTGTGGTTTTTCATCTTTTATATAATGTAAACCTTCATCATCTATCTTTGTGTATTGTACTTCTCCTATAAACTGAACTTTCTTTTTCTTTAAGGTAGATCTATGAATCCAACCTGTGGTTTTTCCTAAATTTCCACCGAATTTTCCAGCACTTCTCTTAAACATAAAAATTTCTCTTGGAGATGGATGAAATTCTGGTTTTACTCCTTCAATTCCAGAACGTGCTTCTAACGTTTTGTCAATTCCCCATTCTTTTAACCAAGCATTAATATTTTGTGATGTAGATTCTCCTTCATGAGATAAATATTCTGAAACGTCAAAACCAATTCCTCCTGCACCAATTACTGCAACTCGTTTTCCAACTGGTTTTTTATGTTTTAAAACATCTAAATAACTCAATACTTTTGGGTGGTTTATTCCTTCAATTTTTAATTCTCTTGGTTTTATTCCTGTTGCAATTACAATTTCATCAAAATCTGATAATTGTAAATCTTCCACAGAAACTCTGGTATTTAATTTTACAGTTACATTATGCAACTCTAT harbors:
- a CDS encoding serine hydrolase; protein product: MINYNMYLDMIKKHLLIIVLIFSSFIYGQETLPISHVDDIDPIEVIENQKLKAILTKEINSNKKWKRLIAGKQMSIGIVDLSDSTNYRYAGMNDNFMMYAASLPKIAILLSAMDAIEKGEMEYNDEIKKDLRLMISKSNNQASTRMIDRLGYDKIEAVLRAPKNKLYDEEVGGGLWVGKRYAAAGKRNPDPIKGLSHAATTRQVCSFYYQLALGNLISTERSKEMLEIMKDPALHHKFVNTLDEIAPQATIYRKSGSWRNFHSDSALVWGPKRKYIIVALIDDDYGEQIIRNLVKPLEKVLKKSRSL
- a CDS encoding DinB family protein; amino-acid sequence: MIKAIEENLLRGKKLLENISNEEYANTSVAPYHSSIGCHIRHILDVFSCIFKELENNVIDFSVRERNELAEIKTVVGIEYFNSIILKLKALKEEDFNKIIKVSDDLGSGKVTANYTLSAVLMQTQSHTIHHYASIGYLIYQLGIDLPDADFGFNPTTPKKVFN
- the ettA gene encoding energy-dependent translational throttle protein EttA, with the protein product MSDDKKVIFSMNKLSKTYQSTGKQVLKDIYLSFFYGAKIGILGLNGSGKSTLLKIIAGVEKNFQGDVTFSPGYKVGYLEQEPQLDPEKTVLEIVKEGVAETVAILDEYNKINDMFGLEEVYSDADKMEKLMAQQAELQDKIDAANAWELDTKLEIAMDALRTPDSDKKIGVLSGGEKRRVALCRLLLQEPEILLLDEPTNHLDAESVHWLEHHLAQYKGTVIAVTHDRYFLDNVAGWILELDRGEGIPWKGNYSSWLDQKSQRMAQESKTASKRQKTLERELDWVRQGAKGRQTKQKARLKNYDKLMSQDQKQVDEKLEIYIPNGPRLGTNVIEAAGVSKAYGDKLLYENLEFNLPQAGIVGIIGPNGAGKTTIFRMIMGEETPDAGEFKVGETTKIAYVDQDHSDINPDKTIWENFSDGQDLVMMGGKQVNSRAYLSRFNFSGSEQNKKVSTLSGGERNRLHLAMTLKEEGNVLLLDEPTNDLDVNTLRALEEGLENFAGCAVVISHDRWFLDRVCTHILAFEGNSEVYFFEGSFSDYEENKKKRLGGDLMPKRIKYKKLIR
- a CDS encoding CAL67264 family membrane protein, which produces MGMNKNTVLGWATFIMILVGLGLIALGAFRYDDVAGWGFASVGAGFFAIAWVFNALKGRV